A genome region from Bifidobacterium coryneforme includes the following:
- a CDS encoding antitoxin VbhA family protein: MTTEIHGRREIVEESIHSIEMESGSITPWMREQVREWVEGRTDIPTLVKRTRSHYGLES; encoded by the coding sequence ATGACGACGGAGATTCATGGCCGCAGGGAGATTGTGGAGGAGAGCATCCACTCCATAGAGATGGAGAGCGGATCCATCACGCCCTGGATGCGTGAGCAGGTCCGAGAGTGGGTCGAGGGGCGGACCGACATTCCCACTCTGGTCAAGCGGACCAGATCTCATTACGGACTGGAGTCCTGA
- a CDS encoding ArsR/SmtB family transcription factor, with protein sequence MSIETTGDGSSLAAEDDEARVRVLKALADPTRLQIVRYLKRVCRGVTCGEIAQMVQMSPSAGSYHFRTLREAGLTVDERRSREKYVSLNEETFRRYAPGFLAAL encoded by the coding sequence ATGAGTATTGAAACGACGGGTGATGGGTCCTCTCTTGCAGCAGAAGATGATGAGGCACGGGTCAGGGTGCTCAAGGCACTCGCCGATCCGACCCGCCTGCAGATTGTGCGCTACCTCAAAAGGGTGTGCAGAGGTGTGACCTGCGGGGAAATCGCGCAAATGGTGCAGATGAGTCCCTCTGCTGGCTCGTATCATTTCAGGACCCTGCGTGAGGCTGGTCTTACGGTGGACGAGCGGCGTTCGCGCGAGAAGTATGTCTCCCTTAACGAGGAGACCTTCCGCCGGTACGCCCCCGGATTCCTTGCGGCCCTGTAA
- a CDS encoding MFS transporter, translated as MRKHKPTSSFWILGLTSLGFFMSMMDSMIVTTASTAIRHDFGISITSLQWALNAYNVTIAAVLLVGVALGNRFGHRTVYMAGMAVFVLGSLMAALSGSIAVLIAARVVQGVGASVLTPMSMTILASGTPPERRGKALGIYSGIGGLGLIVGPALGGLIVSQLSWQWIFWINIPIGLVGIWLSHKYLPEDTPGNGRINLVDAVLVIIASVALILGLSDKSWSRFSIALGLAGIALWAVLMLRQRGQSNPMIPLSFFRSPSFDGGNLATFLLYASMYGVVFFLPQQLQVVGGAKALVAGLELLPWTGTLVVVAPLAGKWVDRFGERMVAALGLFLQGLGYVWIGLVTGGEFTYAALVLPLIISGAGLSMAGPALQKAVLGAVPAADSGKASGIYNMSRLLGGAVGVAVSVLVFYARGSASSPAAFTSGFKAAMLTAAVLSLLGLPAAAAIGRPESK; from the coding sequence ATGCGTAAACACAAGCCGACCAGTTCATTTTGGATTCTGGGTCTCACCTCCTTGGGCTTCTTCATGTCGATGATGGACTCGATGATCGTTACCACCGCCTCCACTGCCATTCGTCATGACTTCGGTATTTCAATCACCTCACTGCAGTGGGCGCTCAATGCCTACAATGTGACAATCGCTGCGGTCCTCCTGGTCGGCGTGGCCCTGGGGAACCGATTCGGGCACCGCACTGTATATATGGCTGGCATGGCAGTATTCGTCCTGGGGTCCCTCATGGCCGCCCTCTCAGGCTCCATTGCCGTGCTCATTGCCGCCCGTGTGGTGCAGGGTGTGGGCGCCTCCGTGCTGACGCCCATGTCGATGACCATTCTGGCCTCCGGAACACCACCTGAGCGCAGGGGCAAAGCACTGGGCATATATTCCGGAATCGGCGGTCTGGGCTTGATTGTCGGTCCGGCCCTGGGCGGTCTTATCGTCTCCCAGTTGAGCTGGCAGTGGATTTTCTGGATTAACATCCCGATTGGTCTGGTCGGTATCTGGCTGAGCCACAAGTACCTACCCGAAGATACGCCAGGAAACGGGCGCATCAACCTGGTGGATGCAGTGCTGGTCATTATCGCTTCCGTGGCTCTGATACTTGGGCTGTCCGACAAGAGCTGGAGCCGCTTCTCCATAGCGCTCGGCTTGGCCGGTATCGCGCTGTGGGCCGTGCTCATGCTGCGCCAACGCGGCCAGTCGAATCCTATGATTCCCTTGAGCTTCTTCCGATCCCCCTCCTTCGATGGAGGTAACCTCGCCACCTTCCTTCTGTACGCATCCATGTACGGGGTGGTTTTCTTCCTGCCTCAGCAGCTACAGGTGGTAGGCGGTGCGAAAGCCCTGGTAGCCGGTCTCGAGCTTCTTCCCTGGACGGGAACCCTGGTTGTCGTCGCACCCCTGGCCGGGAAGTGGGTGGACAGGTTCGGCGAACGTATGGTTGCCGCACTCGGGTTGTTCCTGCAGGGGCTGGGATATGTCTGGATTGGTCTGGTGACCGGTGGCGAGTTCACCTATGCGGCCCTGGTTCTGCCCCTGATCATCTCCGGTGCCGGCTTGTCGATGGCCGGCCCCGCCTTGCAGAAGGCGGTGCTGGGAGCGGTGCCGGCTGCCGATAGCGGCAAAGCGTCCGGTATCTATAACATGTCCCGTCTTCTCGGCGGAGCGGTGGGCGTTGCTGTTTCAGTGCTTGTCTTTTATGCCAGGGGCAGCGCTTCTTCGCCGGCTGCCTTCACCTCCGGTTTCAAAGCCGCCATGTTGACTGCTGCCGTGCTCTCCTTGCTGGGATTGCCGGCCGCTGCCGCCATAGGTAGACCTGAAAGCAAGTAG
- a CDS encoding replication protein RepA: MTDYYKPDSPDGLQWQQLGRQNRSYLMQDFCRIGLPIRNPGPDTAKWVRTNGNLTYVIHPHTIQNEDGGVTHIWPYGKKARLLLVWISTQVVRQKDHNTDRVIMLPSTLRELMNDLGMHRKPTAADYDDFSHQISALSDFSMTITRTGTPPETGWVTGKDVTLVEKSDVGWSRYTPKDAASEGSYIKLTKETWDRMSRSTSLSTEIVELLTMTGKGVDFDIYAWLSQRICALNHSSYHRTPVIPWTTLQKQMGSNYAETRNFVTHFKKGLQHVAALWDATLIEAGKEGRLRYSFERGGLCLYRSPELLVDADYDTYTDHLALPLPELVRENLVEAGQAFGIGLIQGLLGMGYAVREAWSPPSGQAHCGHCSDPQRGRTCDYPPPDGLS, from the coding sequence ATGACGGATTACTACAAACCGGACTCTCCGGACGGGTTGCAATGGCAGCAGCTCGGCAGGCAGAACCGCTCATACCTGATGCAGGACTTCTGCCGCATAGGACTCCCCATCCGCAACCCCGGGCCTGACACCGCCAAGTGGGTCAGGACCAACGGCAACCTGACGTACGTCATCCACCCCCACACCATCCAGAACGAAGATGGCGGGGTCACCCACATCTGGCCCTATGGGAAGAAGGCCAGACTGCTCCTGGTATGGATAAGCACCCAGGTGGTGCGCCAGAAGGACCACAACACCGACCGCGTCATCATGCTCCCCTCCACGCTGAGGGAGCTGATGAACGACCTGGGAATGCACAGGAAACCCACGGCGGCCGACTACGACGACTTCAGCCACCAGATCAGTGCCCTCTCCGACTTCAGCATGACCATAACCAGGACGGGGACCCCGCCGGAGACAGGCTGGGTGACTGGCAAGGACGTGACCCTGGTCGAAAAATCAGATGTAGGGTGGTCCCGGTACACCCCGAAGGACGCGGCCTCCGAGGGGTCGTACATCAAGCTCACGAAGGAGACCTGGGACAGGATGTCCAGGAGCACGTCGCTGTCAACCGAGATAGTGGAACTGCTCACCATGACCGGGAAGGGCGTTGATTTCGACATCTACGCCTGGCTGTCCCAGCGCATATGCGCGCTCAACCATTCGAGCTACCACCGGACCCCGGTCATCCCCTGGACGACGTTGCAGAAGCAGATGGGTTCCAACTACGCCGAAACCAGGAACTTCGTGACCCACTTCAAGAAGGGGCTGCAACATGTGGCCGCCCTGTGGGATGCGACCCTGATTGAGGCCGGCAAAGAGGGACGGCTGAGATACAGCTTCGAAAGGGGCGGACTCTGCCTGTACAGGTCCCCTGAATTGCTCGTTGATGCCGATTATGACACCTATACAGACCACTTGGCACTGCCTCTGCCCGAACTGGTCCGGGAGAACCTCGTTGAAGCGGGGCAGGCATTTGGCATCGGCCTCATTCAGGGCCTTCTGGGCATGGGCTACGCCGTCCGGGAAGCATGGTCACCTCCATCCGGCCAAGCGCATTGTGGACACTGTTCAGATCCGCAGCGGGGCCGAACGTGCGATTATCCGCCTCCTGATGGACTCAGCTGA
- a CDS encoding cation-translocating P-type ATPase — translation MTGLTSGSKQEQSTDTGMAPTAGQDSELRRTANDPILKDPSTADAEQVALALNVDPDRGLDEAEAARRLEAFGPNELAGAPPVPAWRKFLQQFKDPLVYLLLVATAISLVAWVVERSHPAAGGGEPLPFDAIVIMIILILNAALGYAQEAKAERAVDALASMTAPRASVLRDGQVVSLETSRIVPGDVVVLSEGDSVGADGRLFKAAGLRVAEASLTGESLPVGKRPGRLDRPKALGDRANMVFNGTAVTQGTGRMIVTSTGMDTQVGRIAGMLADTQEEPTPLQKEMARVSKLLGLAVCLIAVLVLAALALMEGFQTTQDLIDSLLMAVSLAVAAVPEGLTAILTVVLALGVQRMAKHHAIVKKLSSVETLGSASVICSDKTGTLTRNEMTVERVVVPSGQVRLTGTGYTPEGAMQPVASAGADDQLTDPIDSSLAAEVEETLMVGAVANDGGLHWQGGDVESDSEAQSGSDQGHWQIVGDPTEVSLIVAARKVGVDSRADGYRRLAEIPFTSERKLMSVLAAPRTGDEGKTRLFCKGAPDVLLDRCDRILEGGQVRTMTSADREGILAQVSNLSADAYRTLGQAFRPVSGQELSSLAETDAGEGPSAAVGTDQPSQYAAAVTLSADTVIQESAHLESNLIWTGMVGIIDPPRTEVRQAVDQAHKAGVRTIMITGDHPLTAARIAGDLGIIEPGQPACTGEQLDAMDADQLRETTSKVSVYARVAPEHKLKIVESLQDQGKVVAMTGDGVNDAPAVKAADIGVAMGITGTEVTKESAKMILADDNFATIVQAVREGRGIFDNIRKFLRYLLSSNMGEVFTVFGGVVFAGLLGISQPGTAGVTVPLLATQLLWINLLTDAAPALAMGVDPQTDDLMDRPPRSVSDRVIDRDMWFDIVYIGLVMAAVTLIGMDMHLSGGLFTDRSVQMIGHEAQIREARTMGFTILVFAQLFNALASRSSRKSAFHGLFSNLWLWGAIGISILLQLLVIYVPFLGEAFGTVPLQPQAWLECIALASLVLVASELRKLVTWVFRRIRA, via the coding sequence ATGACTGGGTTGACCAGCGGCTCCAAGCAAGAACAATCAACTGATACCGGGATGGCTCCGACTGCAGGGCAGGACTCTGAGCTGAGGCGCACCGCGAATGACCCCATTCTCAAGGATCCCTCCACGGCGGATGCCGAACAGGTGGCCCTTGCGCTGAATGTGGATCCTGACCGGGGCCTGGACGAGGCTGAGGCGGCACGTCGGTTGGAGGCATTCGGCCCCAATGAACTGGCTGGGGCGCCTCCTGTACCCGCATGGCGGAAGTTCCTTCAGCAGTTCAAGGACCCCCTGGTTTACCTGCTGCTGGTGGCCACGGCTATTTCGCTGGTGGCCTGGGTGGTGGAGCGTTCGCATCCGGCTGCCGGTGGGGGCGAGCCCCTGCCCTTTGATGCCATTGTCATCATGATCATCCTCATCCTTAACGCCGCCCTGGGATACGCCCAGGAAGCCAAGGCCGAGCGGGCTGTGGATGCCTTGGCGAGTATGACGGCTCCGCGTGCCTCAGTTCTGCGCGACGGTCAGGTGGTCAGCCTGGAGACCAGTCGGATTGTGCCCGGTGATGTCGTGGTCCTCTCCGAGGGGGACTCGGTCGGAGCCGACGGGAGACTGTTCAAGGCCGCAGGCCTGCGCGTGGCTGAGGCATCGCTGACCGGCGAGTCATTGCCGGTGGGCAAGAGGCCCGGTCGGCTTGACCGGCCCAAGGCCTTGGGCGACAGGGCAAACATGGTCTTCAACGGCACCGCAGTGACCCAGGGCACCGGTCGCATGATTGTCACCTCCACCGGCATGGACACCCAGGTCGGGAGGATTGCCGGCATGTTGGCCGATACCCAGGAGGAGCCCACGCCCCTCCAGAAGGAGATGGCAAGGGTCTCCAAGCTCCTTGGACTGGCCGTCTGCCTGATTGCCGTCCTGGTTCTGGCCGCCCTGGCCCTGATGGAGGGCTTCCAGACGACTCAGGACCTGATCGACTCCCTGCTCATGGCCGTTTCCCTGGCCGTGGCCGCCGTACCCGAGGGGTTGACGGCCATCCTGACCGTGGTCCTTGCCCTGGGTGTGCAGCGCATGGCCAAGCACCATGCCATCGTCAAGAAGCTCAGCTCGGTTGAGACGCTCGGGTCGGCATCGGTCATCTGCTCCGACAAGACAGGGACGCTGACCCGCAATGAAATGACCGTTGAGCGGGTGGTTGTCCCCTCGGGGCAGGTCCGGCTCACCGGTACCGGGTACACCCCGGAGGGAGCCATGCAGCCGGTCGCGTCCGCAGGGGCCGACGATCAGCTGACCGACCCCATCGATTCATCCCTGGCTGCGGAGGTTGAAGAGACCCTGATGGTCGGAGCCGTCGCCAACGACGGAGGCCTTCACTGGCAGGGGGGCGATGTCGAGTCGGATTCCGAGGCCCAGTCCGGTTCCGACCAGGGGCACTGGCAGATAGTCGGCGACCCCACGGAGGTTTCGCTGATTGTCGCCGCCCGCAAGGTGGGAGTCGATTCCAGAGCTGATGGCTATCGTCGTCTTGCCGAGATTCCCTTTACGTCCGAACGCAAGCTCATGTCGGTTCTGGCTGCTCCGAGAACCGGTGACGAGGGGAAGACGCGTCTCTTCTGCAAGGGCGCTCCCGATGTGCTGCTTGATCGATGCGACAGGATTCTTGAAGGCGGTCAGGTCAGGACCATGACCAGCGCCGATCGGGAGGGGATACTTGCCCAGGTAAGCAACCTCTCGGCGGATGCCTACAGGACCCTGGGGCAGGCCTTCCGGCCTGTGTCCGGCCAGGAGCTGTCATCATTGGCCGAAACCGACGCAGGGGAGGGGCCGTCAGCGGCGGTCGGAACGGACCAGCCGTCTCAGTATGCCGCGGCGGTCACCTTGTCCGCTGACACGGTGATTCAGGAAAGCGCCCATCTGGAGAGCAACCTGATCTGGACGGGCATGGTCGGGATCATCGACCCGCCCCGCACCGAGGTCCGCCAGGCGGTGGACCAGGCTCACAAGGCCGGAGTCAGAACAATCATGATTACCGGCGACCATCCGCTCACAGCAGCCAGAATCGCAGGGGATCTGGGTATCATCGAACCCGGGCAGCCCGCCTGCACCGGCGAGCAACTGGATGCCATGGATGCGGACCAGCTGCGGGAGACCACCTCCAAGGTCTCCGTCTACGCCCGCGTGGCCCCTGAGCACAAGCTGAAGATTGTCGAGTCCCTTCAGGACCAGGGCAAGGTCGTGGCCATGACCGGCGACGGCGTCAATGACGCCCCTGCCGTCAAGGCTGCCGACATTGGCGTAGCCATGGGCATCACCGGGACCGAGGTCACCAAGGAATCGGCCAAGATGATTCTGGCGGATGATAATTTCGCCACTATCGTCCAGGCTGTACGAGAAGGCCGGGGCATATTCGACAACATACGCAAGTTCCTGCGCTACCTGCTCAGTTCCAATATGGGTGAGGTCTTCACGGTCTTCGGTGGTGTGGTCTTCGCCGGTCTTCTGGGTATATCGCAGCCTGGTACGGCCGGTGTGACCGTACCCCTCCTGGCCACCCAGCTGCTCTGGATCAACCTCCTGACCGATGCGGCACCCGCGCTGGCCATGGGAGTGGATCCCCAGACCGACGATCTGATGGACCGCCCGCCCCGATCCGTCAGCGACAGGGTGATCGATCGGGACATGTGGTTCGACATCGTCTATATAGGCCTGGTCATGGCTGCGGTCACCCTGATCGGCATGGACATGCACCTGAGCGGCGGCCTCTTCACCGACAGGTCTGTCCAGATGATTGGTCACGAGGCGCAGATCAGGGAGGCGCGGACCATGGGCTTCACCATCCTGGTCTTCGCCCAGCTGTTCAACGCCTTGGCCTCGCGTTCGTCCCGGAAGTCGGCCTTCCATGGGCTCTTCAGCAACCTCTGGCTCTGGGGTGCCATAGGGATCTCGATCCTGCTTCAGCTTCTGGTTATCTATGTGCCCTTCCTGGGCGAGGCCTTCGGCACCGTTCCCCTCCAGCCCCAGGCCTGGCTTGAGTGCATCGCTCTGGCCTCCCTCGTGCTGGTGGCCTCGGAGCTGCGCAAACTGGTCACCTGGGTGTTCAGGCGGATTCGAGCGTAA
- a CDS encoding InlB B-repeat-containing protein, which yields MRLNYSLRRTLTLIVTVLGLMSSLGMAVASATDTPEETEGQQVSSVVDESSDANDNDASDTSLLTPTPSPAITPGNALGTTPATPTDSSTSTPSPTIAETNESEPSSTEPAEKPNKQTSHVVRFDLSDGTPPTQTTVQDGTLASPPESNPQREGHRFNGWTYKDQVFDFRIPVREDMTLTAQWVQDTDWQLSPDHGPASGARLTINPPSSKEPRFSHLESSGDQLIGQTSNGGLYTWNGAATPASIPAPSESRNAFHYLQAGTGDHWQAALGSDHHLYTWTVKQPSPTIPDVTRETLYTSISTDISHGWLLAVDQQGRIHTLQADETKTEKAGQRLSEQAVVTLPEQANATLVTTAADRALAVDANGQAWTWNMTDADVHATRISQPADTPIIQVESVGTGFVLMDTTGQAGYLAGDKTAPSPIRLPDDKRPNRVSSSGNQVLITDTKGLIWAWKPNSTPTQVDGGKQSYIQALTVGSKTVALNLQGELLAWSTKQQDRPVKVVVTKEPTLDAARFDDKPMTLTRSGDAWQADAPARPAGQATVTISGKQDNQPFSKSFTYTVEEPLARAAAPSPTYTVTFDADGGSPRPGAQYVPSPYGRVQRPTTNPVRSGYLFDGWFNGRIAYDFSKPVTSNLTLTAHWTLDGQDTWQIDPDRGSQYGGQSVRITPPLNRGIKFNQTSSATNLNEEPHRGYSLAIGSDGNAYAWGSNQHGQLGDGTTSLRRAPVLVKKPDGAPADFTYVQVSAGGYHSLALGSDGYVYAWGLNSHGQLGNTNCGDQTTTPARVRDPNDPTNQYKGLTAVQVDAGALNSMALGTDGTVYTWGSQARGWNGTVFTDRQPVPVPVKDPANSSNSFRAVQISTNWSFNLAIGTDGYVYAWGYNNFGQLGNNRLDGPNSTVFYPTPTRVRDPTCPMDASCGFKAVQVSAGGWHALAVGTDGKTWAWGQGQYGQLGNNSIDNACIPVLVCSPWGNGNLNATQVIAGPNDSFAIDSAGTAWAWGWNWHGQLGDGKKTGNSPNCVPVKILSAVHISAGYEHTMAIGPDGDAQAWGDNIFGQLGNDGIFSQTSTPVPVLFNKRPVITRVRFDRSPATSLTINSDGHSATVITPAHQPGMVTVTVDYTLENVRQMPDTSLSYLYLPAGTLLPNAGGAGMMLTLLTGVVAMCGIAAQRHHRQSRQLDTSLE from the coding sequence ATGCGTTTGAACTACAGTCTGCGCCGTACGCTGACACTCATAGTCACCGTGCTGGGTCTCATGTCGAGCCTGGGCATGGCTGTCGCCAGTGCGACCGATACCCCCGAAGAGACTGAGGGGCAGCAGGTCTCTTCCGTCGTTGACGAGTCCTCCGATGCCAACGACAACGACGCATCGGATACTTCCCTCCTGACGCCCACTCCCTCGCCTGCCATAACGCCAGGCAACGCGCTAGGCACCACTCCGGCAACTCCGACCGACTCATCCACGAGCACACCATCTCCCACGATCGCTGAAACAAACGAATCGGAGCCTTCCTCAACCGAGCCGGCGGAAAAGCCAAACAAACAGACCTCGCACGTGGTGCGGTTCGACCTGTCGGACGGAACCCCGCCCACGCAAACGACCGTGCAGGATGGCACCCTTGCCAGCCCACCGGAGAGCAACCCGCAGCGCGAAGGCCATCGATTCAACGGATGGACATACAAGGACCAGGTCTTCGACTTCCGGATCCCAGTCCGCGAGGACATGACTCTGACGGCCCAGTGGGTCCAGGACACGGATTGGCAGCTGAGTCCCGATCATGGACCTGCCTCAGGGGCCCGCCTGACCATCAACCCTCCTTCCAGTAAGGAACCGCGCTTCTCCCACCTGGAATCCTCCGGAGACCAGCTAATCGGGCAGACCAGCAACGGTGGTCTTTACACTTGGAACGGCGCAGCCACTCCAGCGTCCATTCCGGCCCCGTCTGAGTCTCGGAACGCGTTCCACTACCTGCAAGCAGGCACCGGTGACCACTGGCAGGCGGCACTGGGATCGGATCATCACCTTTACACCTGGACCGTCAAGCAGCCCTCGCCCACGATTCCTGACGTCACCCGGGAAACCCTGTATACAAGCATCAGCACGGACATCAGTCATGGATGGCTCCTGGCCGTTGATCAGCAAGGTCGCATCCACACGCTCCAAGCTGATGAGACCAAAACCGAGAAGGCAGGCCAGCGCCTGTCCGAACAAGCCGTGGTCACCCTGCCCGAGCAGGCAAATGCGACGCTTGTCACCACGGCCGCCGACCGGGCCTTGGCCGTGGACGCGAACGGGCAAGCCTGGACTTGGAACATGACCGATGCTGATGTGCACGCCACGCGCATCAGTCAGCCCGCAGATACTCCCATCATCCAGGTCGAAAGCGTCGGCACAGGCTTCGTCCTCATGGACACGACTGGCCAAGCCGGCTATTTGGCAGGAGACAAAACTGCGCCCTCCCCGATTCGTCTACCAGATGACAAACGCCCAAACCGGGTCAGCAGCAGCGGCAACCAGGTGCTGATTACGGACACCAAAGGCCTAATTTGGGCTTGGAAGCCGAACAGCACACCTACACAAGTGGATGGCGGGAAGCAGTCCTACATACAGGCACTCACAGTCGGCAGCAAGACTGTCGCCCTGAATCTGCAGGGAGAGTTGCTTGCGTGGAGCACCAAGCAACAGGACAGGCCTGTCAAAGTCGTCGTCACCAAAGAGCCGACCTTGGACGCGGCCAGATTCGATGACAAGCCCATGACCCTGACCCGCAGCGGCGATGCCTGGCAGGCAGACGCACCCGCGAGGCCAGCAGGGCAAGCCACGGTCACCATCAGCGGCAAGCAAGACAACCAGCCCTTCTCCAAGAGTTTCACCTACACGGTGGAAGAGCCTCTCGCCAGAGCCGCTGCACCAAGCCCAACATATACAGTCACGTTCGACGCGGACGGAGGCAGCCCCCGACCCGGTGCCCAATACGTCCCCAGTCCGTATGGGCGTGTGCAAAGGCCCACAACGAATCCTGTACGCAGCGGTTACCTGTTCGACGGATGGTTCAATGGCAGGATTGCCTATGACTTCAGCAAACCCGTCACTTCGAACCTCACTCTGACCGCCCACTGGACACTCGACGGTCAGGACACCTGGCAAATCGACCCCGACAGGGGCAGCCAGTATGGCGGACAGAGCGTGCGCATCACCCCACCCCTCAATAGGGGCATCAAGTTCAACCAGACCAGCAGTGCGACGAACCTCAACGAGGAACCCCACAGGGGGTATTCTCTGGCCATAGGCAGCGACGGGAATGCATATGCCTGGGGTTCAAACCAGCATGGGCAGCTTGGCGACGGAACAACCTCCCTCCGCAGAGCTCCAGTCTTGGTGAAAAAACCTGATGGAGCCCCGGCGGATTTCACGTACGTACAAGTCAGCGCTGGGGGTTATCACTCCTTGGCCCTAGGCAGTGACGGATACGTGTACGCCTGGGGGCTTAACAGCCATGGGCAGCTAGGAAACACCAATTGCGGCGATCAAACCACCACGCCTGCGAGGGTGCGCGACCCCAATGACCCTACGAACCAATACAAGGGCCTAACCGCAGTCCAGGTAGACGCCGGCGCTTTGAACTCCATGGCGTTGGGAACGGACGGGACCGTATACACCTGGGGCAGCCAGGCAAGAGGGTGGAACGGAACCGTATTCACCGATCGACAGCCTGTTCCCGTCCCGGTCAAGGACCCCGCGAATTCATCCAACAGTTTCCGCGCCGTACAGATCAGCACCAACTGGTCCTTCAACCTGGCCATCGGAACGGACGGTTACGTGTACGCCTGGGGGTACAACAATTTCGGCCAGCTCGGCAACAATCGCCTCGATGGTCCAAATTCCACCGTCTTTTATCCGACCCCCACACGCGTTCGCGATCCAACCTGCCCCATGGACGCATCCTGCGGCTTTAAAGCGGTCCAGGTCAGTGCCGGAGGCTGGCACGCACTTGCCGTCGGCACTGATGGGAAAACCTGGGCATGGGGGCAGGGCCAGTATGGCCAGCTCGGCAACAACAGCATCGATAACGCCTGTATCCCCGTTCTTGTTTGCTCCCCTTGGGGCAACGGAAACCTGAACGCGACGCAAGTGATTGCCGGCCCCAACGACTCGTTCGCAATTGACTCGGCTGGAACCGCCTGGGCATGGGGATGGAACTGGCATGGACAGCTCGGCGACGGCAAAAAAACAGGGAATAGCCCAAACTGTGTGCCTGTCAAGATACTCAGCGCTGTCCATATAAGCGCAGGTTATGAACACACGATGGCAATCGGCCCGGACGGAGATGCCCAAGCATGGGGAGACAACATCTTTGGACAGCTCGGCAACGACGGTATCTTCTCGCAGACCTCGACTCCTGTACCGGTATTGTTTAACAAGCGGCCGGTGATCACCAGAGTCAGGTTCGACCGGAGCCCCGCAACAAGCCTGACCATCAACAGTGACGGCCACAGTGCCACCGTGATCACTCCCGCGCATCAGCCCGGGATGGTGACGGTCACCGTCGACTACACGCTGGAAAACGTACGACAGATGCCGGATACGTCGCTATCGTACCTGTACCTGCCCGCAGGCACCCTCCTTCCCAACGCAGGAGGGGCCGGCATGATGCTCACGCTGCTTACCGGCGTCGTCGCCATGTGCGGCATCGCGGCGCAGCGCCATCACAGGCAATCGAGACAACTAGATACTTCGCTTGAGTAA
- a CDS encoding Fic/DOC family protein gives MGAPQDPYLVEGADVLRNKVGATTWSDLECRENDLVFLRMNELMENPPKIDGTFRQVQEMHKALFQDVYEWAGELRTVDMSKGGGPLFQPVVTFRTAIRYYEEVFREDHRLRGMDRDRFVARLAVNFDNLNVIHPFREGNGRTQRAYWSIVAHEAGWEIPWIRISKEENIQASKNAVLGDQSGLRRMFDRVVRPRD, from the coding sequence ATGGGCGCGCCGCAAGATCCCTATCTCGTAGAAGGCGCCGACGTGCTCAGAAACAAGGTCGGGGCGACTACTTGGTCGGATCTGGAGTGCAGGGAAAACGATCTGGTGTTCCTGAGAATGAACGAGCTCATGGAGAACCCGCCGAAAATCGACGGCACTTTTAGGCAGGTCCAGGAGATGCACAAGGCCCTGTTCCAGGATGTATATGAGTGGGCGGGGGAGTTGAGGACGGTGGACATGAGTAAAGGTGGCGGGCCATTGTTCCAACCCGTCGTCACCTTCCGCACGGCCATCCGGTACTACGAGGAGGTTTTCAGGGAGGACCATCGGCTTAGGGGAATGGACAGGGACAGGTTCGTTGCCAGGCTGGCCGTCAACTTCGACAACCTGAACGTGATCCATCCGTTCCGTGAGGGCAACGGCAGGACCCAGCGGGCCTATTGGAGCATCGTTGCGCATGAAGCGGGGTGGGAGATTCCCTGGATCCGCATATCCAAAGAGGAGAACATCCAAGCGTCGAAGAACGCCGTCCTCGGCGACCAAAGCGGTCTGCGTCGCATGTTCGACAGGGTCGTAAGACCGCGTGACTAG